A window from Bacteroidia bacterium encodes these proteins:
- a CDS encoding SRPBCC family protein, whose translation MPVTSEVAGKIELPVSIETAFEYLSNLENDSLWRKEINQTNMLEKPGLGTRANEYSNLSNRLQNHLLVLQCIEYEPYTKVVYETLPGSAFYLRSSREFQKISDTRCVFLYRVTFDHAIVKKALGFSLPGFLLRFGARKDMNSYLKKLKQII comes from the coding sequence ATGCCGGTTACCTCCGAAGTTGCAGGTAAAATAGAACTTCCTGTTTCCATTGAAACAGCTTTTGAATACCTCTCCAATTTAGAGAACGATTCCCTTTGGCGTAAGGAAATAAACCAAACCAATATGCTGGAAAAGCCGGGCTTGGGTACTCGTGCCAATGAATATTCAAACTTGTCAAATCGCTTGCAAAATCATTTATTGGTTCTTCAATGTATTGAATATGAGCCATATACTAAGGTGGTCTATGAAACGCTTCCAGGTTCTGCTTTTTATTTACGAAGCAGCAGGGAATTTCAAAAAATTAGCGACACTCGTTGCGTTTTTTTATACCGGGTTACTTTTGATCATGCCATTGTAAAAAAGGCTTTGGGCTTTTCTTTGCCCGGTTTCCTCCTTCGCTTTGGCGCCAGAAAGGATATGAATTCTTACTTGAAAAAACTAAAGCAAATTATTTGA